From the Scatophagus argus isolate fScaArg1 chromosome 21, fScaArg1.pri, whole genome shotgun sequence genome, one window contains:
- the LOC124052285 gene encoding dual specificity protein phosphatase 13-like, whose product MSALKDKRKEYLTVKDLQKVLDSCKLHLNEVDEVWPKIYIGNVAVAQNKAALQKLGITHVLNAAHSKQGSIGNQSFYGNSFVYCGIPADDSTHFDLDVYFQLAADFIHKALKSPDGKVLVHCIMGMSRSSTLVLAYLMIYCHLPLKQALRKLIQKRAIYPNRNFLALLLDLDLQLTRKKKTCQIL is encoded by the exons ATGTCAGCCctgaaagacaagagaaaagaaTATCTGACTGTGAAGGATCTGCAGAAGGTTTTGGACTCATGCAAACTACATCttaatgaagttgatgaggtcTGGCCAAAAATATACATAGGGAATGT GGCAGTAGCACAAAACAAGGCTGCCTTGCAGAAATTAGGTATAACTCATGTATTAAACGCTGCACACTCGAAGCAAGGCAGCATAGGGAACCAAAGCTTTTATGGCAACAGCTTTGTGTATTGTGGCATTCCAGCAGATGACTCGACACACTTTGATCTGGATGTTTACTTCCAACTGGCAGCTGATTTCATTCATAAAGCGCTGAAGTCACCTGATG GGAAAGTTCTGGTGCACTGCATCATGGGAATGAGCCGGTCATCGACTTTGGTGTTAGCGTACCTCATGATCTACTGTCACCTCCCCCTCAAACAGGCTTTGCGGAAATTGATCCAGAAGAGAGCCATCTACCCCAACAGGAATTTTCTGGCTTTGCTGTTGGATCTGGATCTTCAGCTGacgagaaaaaagaaaacatgtcagatTTTGTAA